One Aegilops tauschii subsp. strangulata cultivar AL8/78 chromosome 7, Aet v6.0, whole genome shotgun sequence genomic window carries:
- the LOC109771742 gene encoding vesicle-associated protein 1-3 — protein MSAGSASFLEIQPSELAFPFELMKQSSCSMQLANKTDRYVAFKVKTTNPKQYCVRPNIGVVLPGSTCDVTVTMQAQREAPADLQCKDKFLVQSVAAENGAATQDISAAMFNKEPGKVVDECKLRVIYVPTSSPSPFSEDSEQGSSARSLENGTPNSTLPQSVFRSSGEASKDKSSEATSMISKLTEEKMSAVQQNQKLRQELDVLRKESSKSNGGFSITFLIVVGILGIIAGFILKKT, from the exons ATGAGCGCCGGAAGCGCCAGTTTCCTCGAGATCCAGCCCTCGGAGCTGGCATTTCCCT TTGAATTGATGAAGCAGAGCTCGTGCTCCATGCAACTCGCAAATAAGACCGACCGTTATGTAGCATTCAAG GTCAAAACTACCAACCCAAAGCAGTACTGTGTGCGCCCTAATATCGGCGTTGTACTTCCTGGGTCGACTTGTGATGTTACAG TTACAATGCAAGCGCAGAGGGAAGCACCTGCTGATCTGCAGTGTAAGGACAAGTTCCTAGTTCAAAGTGTTGCAGCTGAGAATGGCGCAGCAACTCAAGATATTAGTGCAGCAATG TTCAACAAAGAGCCAGGGAAGGTTGTTGATGAATGCAAGCTGCGTGTAATTTATGTGCCAACATCTTCACCTAGCCCGTTCTCTGAAGATTCAGAACAAGGGAGTTCTGCTCGTTCATTGGAAAACGGGACCCCTAATTCTACATTGCCACAATCT GTATTTAGATCATCTGGTGAAGCATCAAAGGATAAGTCCTCGGAG GCGACGTCCATGATTTCCAAGCTAACTGAGGAGAAAATGTCTGCTGTTCAGCAAAACCAGAAGTTGAGACAAGAGCTG GATGTCCTACGCAAAGAGAGCAGCAAAAGCAACGGCGGTTTCTCAATCACCTTCTTGATTGTGGTGGGTATTCTGGGCATCATCGCTGGTTTCATCCTCAAGAAGACATAG